From Saccharibacillus brassicae:
CTGCAAGATAGCGATATCCATATGGGGCCGCTGATCAACAAGGACGCGCAGGATTCGGTCCAGGCCAAAGTCGACCGCGCGGTCGAGCAGGGCGCGAAGGTGCTGCTGGGCGGCAAGAAGGTCGAAGGCAAAGGCAGCTTCTACGAACCGACCGTGATCGGGGACGCAACCAACGACATGGAGATCATTCAGGAAGAAATTTTCGGCCCGGTCATTCCGATCGTGACGTTCGGCACGCTGGACGAAGCGATCGCGCTTGCGAACGACAGCGAATTCGGCCTGACTTCGTCGCTCTACACGCAAAATCTCAACGCCGCGATGAAAGTCGTCAAGCGCTTGAAATACGGCGAGACCTACATCAACCGGGAAAACTTCGAAGCGATGCAGGGATTCCACGCCGGCTGGCGCAAATCGGGCATCGGCGGCGCGGACGGCAAGCACGGGCTGAACGAATACCTGCAAACGCAGGTGGTCTACCTGCAGTACGACAAGGACATCAACTAACCGGAGCGCTTGCGCCGTTCTAAAAAGAGAGAGAGCCGGACCCCGCTTCTTCGCGAAGCGCGGTCCGGCTTTTTGCTTTGGAGAGCAGGCGGGGCAGGGACGGCGGCGAACAGCGTTGGACGGGTCGGCAGGGGTCGAGAGAAAGTGCGTCTTTTTCGAACGTCGCGGGTTGACGGGAACGACTTTGTTTGCTAAGATTACTTTAACGGATAAAAGCTTAAAAGCGAACAAGCGTCTAAGTGAAGAAGCATCATCGTCGGAACGGGAAAAGCCAACAATTCGCGCATGCAGGGCATAGGCCCAATTCATATACGGAAGGAAGTTTTGCACATGATCGCCATCTTATCGAACCAAGCTCCGGAGGAGCAGCTGCAGGAAGTCATTCGCGTCATCGAAAACGAAGGATTGAGCGTCCATCTGTCCCGGGGAGCCGACCGTACCGTCGTCGGACTCGTCGGCACGGCCGAGCCGAGACTGGCCGAGCATCTGCGCCAGATGAAAGGCGTCGAGGACGTCGTGAAGATCACGAAATCGTACAAGCTCGCCAGCCGCGACTTCCATCCGGAAGATACGGTCATTCAGATCGGCGACGTCAAGATCGGCGGCGGCGAGCTCGTCGTCATGGGCGGACCGTGCGCGGTCGAATCGCCGGAGCAGATCGACGAGATCGCGCGCCTCGTCAAAGCGGCCGGCGGCCAGGTGCTGCGCGGCGGCGCGTTCAAGCCGCGGACCGGCCCGTACAGCTTCCAGGGCGTCGGCGTGGAAGGGCTGATCATGATGGCCGAAGCGGGCAAGAAGCACGGCCTGCTGACGATTACCGAAGTCATGACGCCGGAATACGTCGATATCTGCGCGGAATACGCCGACATTTTGCAGATCGGCACGCGGAACATGCAGAACTTCGACCTGCTGCGCAAACTCGGTACGTGCGGACGTCCGGTGCTGCTCAAGCGCGGCTTCAGCGCGACGTACGACGAGCTGCTCAACGCGGCCGAATACATTCTGGCCGGCGGCAATCCCGACGTCATGCTGTGTGAACGCGGTATCCGCACGTTCGAGCCGTACACCCGCAACACGCTCGACCTTGCGGCGATTCCCGCCCTGCAGAGCCTCAGCCATCTGCCGGTCATCTCTGACCCGAGCCACGGCACGGGCCGCCGCGAACTGGTGGAACCGATGGCCAAAGCTTCCGTCGCCGCCGGCGCGGACGGCCTGATCATCGAGATGCATACCGATCCGGACAATTCCATGACGGGCGACGGCGTACAATCGTTGTTCCCGGACCAGTTCGCCGGATTGATGCGCGATCTGGAGCAGCTTTCGCCGATCGTCGGCAAAAGTTTCTCCACGAAAAAGGCCGAAGCGGAATCTTTTAAAAATTGGGCGATCGTCTAAATTTTGCTCCTCCGGACGCAAAAAAGCCACCCTCTTTTACCGTCTTTTCCAATCGCACAAGCCCGCGTCGTGCCGCCGTTTGCGGCCGATGTCGGGCTTTATTCATAAGTCGCTTGAAATTTCACGAAAGTGTAAGCATTACTCACATTATCGTAAAAAATACCTTACACGAGTCTTGACTGCTAAATAGTGCCGTTTTATAATGACGACAGCGAAAAAAGAGCATGAACGTTTCATAAGGTACATCCGTTCAATGTTCGGAAATTTGGGAGGAAAGTGACATGTCGGTACAACAAGTATTGAAGCTTATTCAGGAGAACAACATCGAGTGGGTTGATTTCCGTTTCGTGGATCTGTCGGGAAAAGCTCATCACATTTCGGTTCCTGCCAGCGCGGTTGAAGAAGAAACGTTTGAGAACGGGGTAGCTTTCGACGGTTCGTCGATTCCGGGCTTCCGCGGTATTGAAGAATCGGATATGGTCATGATGCCGGATCCCGAATCGGTATACATTGACGCTTTCACCGCACATCCGACATTGAACGTCATGTGCAACATCTACACGCCGGACGGCGAGCATTACGACCGCGATCCGCGCGGCATCGCCCAGAAAGCGGAAGCTTTCATGCAGGCGAGCGGCGTAGGTTCCGATGCGTTCTTCGCACCGGAATCCGAATTCTTCATCTTCGACGACGTCCGCTACCACAGCGGCATGAACAGCTCCTCGTTCGCGGTCGATTCCGAAGAAGCGGCCTGGAACACGAACCGCAAGGAAGAAGGCGGCAACCTCGGCTTCAAGATCGGCGTCAAAGGCGGTTACGTGCCGGTCGCTCCGGTCGACAGCCAACAGGACATCCGCAGCGAAATGTGCCGTCTGCTCGAAGAAGCCGGCCTCGTGATCGAACGTCATCACCACGAAGTGGCGACGGCGGGACAAGCGGAGATCAACTTCCGTTTCGATACGCTCAAGAAAACGGCAGACAACCTGCTGAAATACAAATACATCGTGCATAACACGGCTCGCCAATACGGCAAAACGGCAACGTTTATGCCTAAACCGCTCTTCGGCGACAATGGCAGCGGCATGCACGTGCACCAATCGATCTTCAAAGACGGAGAGCCTTTGTTCTACGAAAAAGGCGGCTACGCGAACCTGAGCGAAATGGCGCTGCACTACATCGGCGGCCTGCTCTACCACGCTCCGGCCCTGATCGCACTCACCAACCCGAGCACGAACTCGTTCAAACGTCTCGTTCCGGGCTACGAAGCGCCGGTTAACCTGGTCTTCTCCAAAGGCAACCGTTCCGCGGCTGTCCGGATTCCGGTCGCTGCCGTGACGCCTAAAGGCTGTCGCATCGAGTTCCGTACGCCGGACTCCACGGCGAATCCTTACCTGGCCTTCTCGGCTATGCTGATGGCCGGCCTGGACGGCATCAAGAAGAAGATCAACCCGGTTGAACTCGGCTACGGTCCTGCCGACAAGAACCTGTACGATCTGCCGGAAGAAGAAAAATCGCAAATCCGCAGCGTTCCGGGTTCCCTGGAAGAAGCGCTCGACTCGCTCGAAGCGGACAGCTCGTTCCTTACGGAAGGCGGCGTCTTCTCCGAAGACTTCATCGCCAACTACATCGCGTTCAAACGCGCCGAAGCCAAACAGGTCTCGATCCGCGTTCATCCGCACGAATACAGCCTGTACTACGACTGCTAATCCGCAGCGGCGGGGCGGCAGCGACCCTGCCGCCCCGATGCCGTACGCAAAAAACCTCCGCCCTTTCCGGGCGGAGGTTTTTTTGCATATGCTTGGCGAAGCCGAAAGCAGGAAGCCGAAAGCAGGAAGCAGGAAGGTGAAAGAAGGAAGCAGGAAGGTGAAAGAAGGAAGCAGGAAGCGGAGTCACGGCAAGCGTGCAGGGCAGCCGCCGCACCACGAGCCTCCGCGCGGGGGAGATCAGCCTTCGGTCGCCGATTTCAGTTCGGCCGACATGCGGTTCAGGTCTTCGATCAGTTCCGAGAACCGGTCGAGCGAAGCCGCGTAGTTTTCGTTCATCTGCGCCACTTTGCCCGCTTCTTCTTCGGACAGCCGGGACAGGCGGCTGAGTTCTTCCATCGAAGCGTTAACCTGCTGCGTGCCGGCGGAGATCTGTTCCGCGGAGGCGCTCACGCCCTGGATTTGCAGCTCCGAGCGTTCGGTCGCTTCGAGAATGTCGCGGAACTGCGCTTCGTTGTCTTTCATCCGGCTCATGCCGTTTTCGACGTCCTGGCTGATCAGCACCATGTCGCTCGAAGAGCGGCTGATCCGCTGGCGGATGTCCGACACGACCTGTTCGATCTGCTGCACGGCGCCGCCGGTCTCTTCGGACAGCTTGCGCACTTCCGTTGCGACGACTTCGAAGCCGCGGCCGCGTTCGCCGGCATGCGCCGCTTCGATCGCGGCGTTCAGGGCGAGCAGCTGCGTCTGCGAAGCGACGTCGCGGATAAAGGCGATGATCGCGGCGATCTGGCTCGACATCGTGTCGAGCTCGGCGATGGACGCGGACGAACGCGACACTTTTTCGCGTATCTCCTGCATTTGCGAGATAGACTGCCGGATCGAGTCCGCGCCGACCTGCGATTGCAGCGTCGTCTTTTTGGCCTGCTCGGACACGTCGCCGGTCATTTCCGCGACGTGCAGAATGCCGTGCGAAATTTCGCCGACGGCGGCGGAACTTTCGATCGTGCCTTTGGACTGCAGCAGCGAGTGATGCGCGATATCGTGCATGGCGGAGACGATCCGTCCGTTCATCTCTTTGCTCTGGGCTTGCAGGCTGGACAATTCGGAAGCCATCAGGACGATCTGGTCCGACGTGCTGCCGGCCTGGACCATGATCTGTTCAAGCTGCTGCTTCTGGCGCAAAATGTCGGTGCTCGCTTCGGCGCGCTTGAACTGGAAATACATGCTGACGAGCAGGCCGATCAGGACGAGCAGATAGCTGACTTTTTTGAACAGATGGGCCAGGTCGAAGTTGACGTCGTAAGAAGCGTGCGAGAACGACATGAAGCCGAGCTGCGTCAGCGCCGCGGTGATGATGGACAGCACGAGCCAATGTTCGAAATGGTTTTTTTTCCATAGACCAAGCTTCAAATGACCGAACAGCGCGATCAAGAACAGCACGCCCGGGATCAGTTCCTGCGGACGCCCGATGAAGCCGCCTTCGACGTACGCTTTCGGAAGCGGCACGAAGATGAAGAATAGGAAGCAGGCCAGCGTCAGCAGCGCGGTGGTGCCGTAGACGAGCCGTTCCGTGCGGCGGCGTTCGGCGGCCGACGTCTCGCGGCGTGTCCAGAGCAGCCAGGCGAGCACGAGCAGCACGGACAGGAACATCCGGGAAGCGAGCCAGCTCCACGCGACGAGGGATGAAGAAATAGACGGGAACATATCGGAGAAAAAGGCAGAAGTGACGATGGCATGGTAGCCGTCAAGCAGGGCCGTGCCGAGAAAGCCGCTGCCGATCAACAGCATGGACGTCCGGTTCTGGGTGTAATAATACACGAGGGCGAGAATGCCGATGAAGGCGGCGAGCATGGTGGCCATGATCTCCATCGAGGTGTGGAGCATGGTGCTGCCCTGCCAGTTCAGGCTGCGCAGCGGGATTTCGGCCAAAGCCAAAACGAGGAACAGCAGGGCATAACCCCAGGCACGTTTGTTGACGGTTTGCATGTGAAATCTCCTTTGGTATGAACAAGATAAATGTGAGGTCGCCGTATGGCTCTTGAAGTATATAAGCGGCGGCCGCAAACGTCAATGATTTTGTCAAATTATTTTGTCCAAAATCAAAAACACGAACGAAGAGCCAATTATGGCAAAAAGCGTACAGGTTGAAAAAAGGAGTCCGTCACCGCGTTATCGCGTCGGGGTTTTACTTGAAGTAATGTTAGATTGCTGTTATGATTAACCCTAAATTATGGCTTGAGGGGGCTTTCGATTCATGGGCAAACGGGCTTACAACTTTAACGCGGGACCGGCGGCGCTGCCGCTCGAAGTGCTTGAGCGCGCGCAGGCGGAATTTGTGGAATTTCAGGGAACGGGCATGTCGATCATGGAGATGTCCCACCGCGGAGCGGTCTACGAGAGCGTACATAACGAAGCGCAGGAGCGCATCCTGAAGCTGCTCGGCCAGCCGTCCGGCTACAAGACGCTGTTCCTGCAGGGCGGAGCCAGCACGCAGTTTGCGATGATTCCGATGAACCTGCTGGCTGCGGGCCGCCAGGCCGGCTACGTCATGAGCGGCAGCTGGGCTTCCAAAGCGGCCAAGGAAGCGAAGCTGATCGGCGACGTGTACGCCGCCGCTTCGACGGAAGGCGACAAGTTCACGCGCATGCCGGCGCAGGACGAGATCGAGATTCGCGAAGACGCGGCGTACGTGCATATCACGTCGAACGAGACGATCGAAGGCGTGCAGTTCGCGCAGTATCCGGACACCGGCAGCGTGCCGCTCGTCGCGGATCTGTCCAGCGACATCTTCTGCCGTCCGCTCGAGATCGAAAAGTTCGGTATGATCTATGCCGGCGCCCAGAAGAACCTCGGCCCGTCGGGCGTGACGGTCGTGATCGCGAAGGAAGAGCTGCTGTCGGCCGAAGCGAAGCATATTCCGACCGTGTTCCGCTACAGCACGCATCTGTCGAACAACTCGCTCTACAACACGCCGCCGTCCTTCTCCATCTATATGGTGAACGAGACGCTGCGCTGGATCGAAGAGCAGGGCGGCCTCGAAGGCGTCGAAGCGAAGAACCGCGCCAAAGCGAACCTGCTGTACGACACGATCGACAACAGCGGCGGGTTCTACAGCGGCGTCGCCCAGGCGGGCAGCCGCTCGCTGATGAACGTCACGTTCCGCCTCGGCTCCGAGGAGCTGGAGAAAGCTTTCGCCAAAGAGAGCGAACAGCAGGGCTTCGTCGGGCTCAAAGGGCACCGCAGCGTCGGCGGCCTGCGCGCTTCGATCTACAATGCCGTTCCGCACGAGAGCGTCGCGGCGCTGGTCGATTTCATGGGCGATTTCGCCAAACGCAACGGCTGATTCCGGTTCTTCCCTTAAGCCGGCGATTCGGGTAATATAGAACCAGAAGAGACGGAAGAGCACGAGACGTAAAAGCCGCCCGACTTTCGGGCGGCTTTTACGTGTGCCTCATTCCCGGAGCCCGGCGCTGTCCGTCCATTTTCCAGAAACGGAGTGAATCGATCTTTATGCCACTGCACATCGTGCTGGTGGAGCCGGAAATTCCGGCCAACACCGGCAATATTTCCAGAACCTGCGCCGCAACGGATACCCATCTGCATCTGGTGCGTCCGCTCGGATTTCGGACCGACGACGCTTCGCTGAAGCGCGCCGGGCTCGATTACTGGCCGTCCGTCAAGCTGACCTATCACGATTCGTTCGAAGAGCTTCGGGCCGAGCATCCGGAAGGACGCTTTTTCTACGCGACGACCAAGGCGACGAAGCGTTATAGCGACGTGTCGTTCCGCGACGGCGACTTTCTCGTTTTCGGCAAAGAAACCAAAGGGCTGCCGCCGGAGCTGATCGAGGCGAACCCGGAGACCGCGATCCGGCTGCCGATGCGCACCGAGCATGTCCGTTCGTTGAACCTGTCCAATTCGGTCGCGATCATGCTGTACGAGGCGCTGCGCCAGCTTGATTTCCCGGAAATGGAGTAGGGCAAATGGCCAAGAGATTTCCTCTGGCATTAGGTCATTGCCTGATTAGTCAAAAAACCGATAATTAACCAGCCTTTCTTTTTTTATCCGTAAAGAAGGAATTCTTCTTCGGACCTCGAATATGTATTCTTGGGTTTGCAGATTTATTTCTGCAGGTGGGGCAGAAGCAGCAAACTAAAAACAGAAGAGGTGTTATCAATTATGAAACCTGCTGGAGTAGTCCGGAAAGTCGACCAATTGGGGCGGATCGTCCTCCCAAAATCGCTGAGAAAAAGATACCAAATGAACGAAGGCGATCCGGTCGAAATTTTGGTCCAGGGAGATCATATCATTTTGGAGCGTTACCGCCCGAAATGCGTGTTCTGCGGTTCGATCGAAGAAGTCAGCGAATTCAGGGACCGGTATATCTGCGGAGCGTGCGTCTCCGAGATGATGCAGATTCCGAAGCACGGCTGAACCCGTTCGAACTCGGCAAGACGCAAAAAAAGAGCCCTTGGGCTCTTTTTTTTGTCGTTTTTTGGTCGGATACTGAAGTAGGCGGGCAGTAAGCGGGCAGACTCCGGATCGGTCGATCAGTCGAAAAACAAAAAGCTGGTCGGCACGGGCCGAAGCGTGCCGTCGGACGGATGGTTGACCACGCGCCCGTTCATCACGAGCGAAGACGAACCGCCGCCGTCCAGGTTATAGGCGTTGACGACGCCGATCTTGTACAGTTGGTCCTGCACTTCTTCGAGCGTCGCGCCGGAGCGGCCGCCTTCGTTATACCCGTCGATCACGAAGACGATCAGCTGATCGTCTTTGTAGCTGCCGATGATCGTGCGCGGCGCCCGTTTGGGCGCGGCTTTCCATTTGGACGGAATCGGCATCTTCCTGCCGTCCTTGAGCAGGATCGGCACGAACGAAGCGCCGAACTGCGGCTCCAGCCGGTCAAGCTGTTCCTGCTGGTTGAACTTGCCGCCGATCAGTTTGCCGGATTCGTTCAAACCGACGAAGTACAGGTCCTTGAAGCTGGACTGGAAGCCGGTGAGGTACTTGCCGTCGACCACGGTCGTGCTGAGCGGGTACCGCTTGCCGTCCTGGTCGGCGAAACCGCCCGCGTTGATGCCCGCGACGGCTCCGTGCCGCTGGACGGCTCTGAGCGTCGTCTCCGAGCTGCCCAGCGCTTCGCCCGCCAGACTCATGCGCATCGCCGCCGGGTCTTTGAGCTTGACCTTCATGGCGTACCCGTTGTACGTCACGGCGTTGACGCGGAACAGCTCGATACGGATCTTGCCGCTGTCGACCGTCTCGATCGGGCGGCCGAGCTTGGAACGGATCCGCTTGTCGTAGATGCTTTCCGGGCGCTGCGCCTGGATCGAAGCTTTCTGGACGATGGAAGACATCGTCCGGGTCGTCTCGTTGTAGAGACTCAGCGTCTTCTGCAGCGAATCGGAAGTGGACTTCGCTTTTTGTTCGGCCGCACCCAGATCCCGGATCAGCTTGGCGGAAGAAGGATGCAGACTTTTGTCCGTTTTGTAGGAATCGGTATTCAAACGCAGAACGGGTTCGGGCGGAAACAGCAGCAGGCAGAGCATGAGGCCGATGACCGGCGCGGCCAGCAGCAGGAAGAAGCGGTTCACCCGCTGGACTCTCGTCATTTCAGCAGGTCCATTTTCTTCTGAAGTTCGCTGAGCTTGCTCTTCACTTCGTTCAGCTGCGTGTACAGCTTGTTGCTGTTATCCGTTTTGTCGTTCGCGTTGTCTTGGGTAAAAGTCAGCAGTTCGTTGAACGAGTCCACCTTGCCCTGCAGCGCGGCTACCTGCTTGTCCAGCGCGACGAACTGCTGCTCGTAGTCGGCGCGCAGTTCGGCCATCTGGGCCGTCGTCTGGGCCTCCAGAGCCGCCAGCGTCTGCTCCTGGAGCTTCTGGCTGTACGTATAGGCGGCATAGATGAACAGGGCGATCAGAACGACCCAGAACAGCAGAAACCATCTGGCGGGAAGTCTGTCCTTTTTCATGCTGCGGGACGGGGTAGAGGCAGGTCCCGTTGAAGCTTTCATTCCATCACCTCGTCGCAAATTTAAAACCTGGGCCCAAGGCCCGAATTTCAGCTTTCATTTTATCATGCGGGGTTTTATTTCGCAAAAGCCGTTTTATATGTTTTCAACAAAAGTTTTCAATTTTCACACCTAATTCTTCACCGTTTTCGTTAGCGCTCCGGCCACGCCGCGACGACCGACGCATATTCGTCCAGCGCGGCGATTCCGGCTTCGGTCAGCTTGTAGCGTCCCCGCGACACCCGCTCGAACCAGCCGTAATGATTGTCTCGCAGCAGCGCCGCCGCTTTGCCGACGCCGGCCGCTTCCTTGAGCATGACGGGCGACGCTTCGCCGAACATCCACAGTTGGCGGGCGACTTTGAGCGCGTTTTCCCGGTAGGCCGTCACGATTTTGCGTTTGCTCGAACCGCCGACGTTGTGGTCGCCGCTGCGCGCCTCGAATTCCGCCCGCAGCCGCTTGGAGCGCGTGCCCGGTTTTTTGCTCCCTACGGAACCGGCTTCGCACAGCACTTCGACGAACGGGTCTTTGGTCTTGTACAAGGTGACGGCGATCAGGCCGAGGCCGAGCCGTCCACACAGCAGCGCGATATCGCCAAACCGCTGGTTATGCGCGCCTTTTTTGGTTCGATTGCGTTCGACCGCCAGGTAGACCCGGCCTCCGGTCCGCTGACGGTCCGCGCCCTGAAGCAGCAGCTCCAGCGTAAACGTCTTTTTGATCTCGACGATCAACGGTTCCGGTTCGCCGTCGCGGTAGCCCAGCAGGTCGCAGTGGCGGACTTCGCTTTTGACGGAATAGCCCTGCTGCTCGAAAAAGGCTTTGAGCGGCGGATACAGTTCCGTTTCGTATTTCACGGCCATCTTCTAAGCTCCTTTGACAGGTGGAATTGCGTAAATTCAATATCTCATCATACCGCTAAAACAGTCGGTTGGCAAAAAAGCTTGTCGCGCAACGGACACCTATATATAATAGAAGAAATAAATATGGTTTTCCGGACGGAGTCTTGCCAAAACGCAAAATCCGGCCGGGAAGGAGGTAAAGCGATGGCTTCGATTCATGATGTAGCCAAAGAAGCGGGCGTGTCCGTTGCAACCGTTTCCAAGGTCATTAACAATTATCCGGACGTGAGCGATAAAACGCGCAAAAAAGTAAGCCAAACGATCAAGGATCTCAAATACCATCCGAACGTCGCGGCCAGAGGATTGGTCAAAGGGCGTTCGTGGACGGTCGGCGTGTTCGTCACTTCGCCGTTCACGAATCCGTTCGTGACGGAACTGCTGGAAGGGATCAAGACGGCGCTCCAGAACAGCGGGTACGACCTCGTGCTGCTATCCACGCGTTTCGACGACGACAGTTACTCGTTCGTGGAGCACTGCCTGAGCCGGAACGTGGACGGCGTGGTCGGCTTCGGCGTGGACCGGGACGATCCGCATCTGGAAGAACTGCTCAAATCGGATATTCCGACCATGTTCGTCGACGCGGATATTCGCGGACCGCGGGCAGGCTACATTACGACCGAGAACAAAGCGGGCACGATGCAGGCGGTCGCGCATCTGGCCGAACTCGGCCATTCGCGCATCGCGTTCATCTCGGGCGAGCTGGACAATGCGGTCGGCGCCCTGCGCCACGAAGGTTACCTCGAAGGGATGAAGACGCACAAGCTGAACGTTCCCGAATCGTACGTCAAAGTCAGCGACTATTCGATGGAAGGCGGAACGGTGGCGATGAACGAGCTGATGGAGCTTAAGGAACGCCCGACGGCCGTCGTCTGCACGTCGGACATGATGGCGATCGGCGCTATCAGCGTTATTCACCGCAGCGGCTTGTCGGTGCCCGAAGACATTTCCGTCGTCGGCTTCGACAATACGTATTATTCGGAAATTTTCAGCCCGGCGCTGACGACGATCAACCAGAATATTCGCTCGATCGGCTCGCACGCGATCGAGACGCTGATCACGATGATCGAGAACACGGATTTTCTGCCGCCGGTCGTCACGGAACCTTCGAATCTGGTCGTCCGCTGCACGACGGCCAAGCCGGGCGGCGCCAAGTCCTGATCCGGCAGCGCCGTAAGCGGGAACCGCGGCGCATCCGTCCGTAGTCCCCGCGGTTCGAACCGCCGGATCGGTTCGTATCGGATCAGAGCGAATCGGTTTGGATCAAATCGGTTCGAATCGAATCGAATCGGGTTGAATTGGTCCGGATTGGTTCGGTGGATCGGCGAATACCGTTTACCGGAATCGATTAATATCGCTTGACTTCAAAGACCCTGCCCTTTTGCGGCAGAGTCTTTTTTTATTTTATCCATACTAACAAAAATTATTAATTTATATTTTGTTAGTGATAAAAAATAAAATAAACATAAAAGTTAGATCTTTTATTGAATTTCAGCGCGGGGGATGATACGGTGTGAAGGAGAGTAAAAGCGGTTACACTTTGGCAGGGGAGGCACCTATTTTGAACGAAATCAAATGGGAATTGAACGAATGGACTTTCCGGGAAGCCGGACAGCAGGAATGGCAGCCGGCGGTCGTGCCGGGCTGCGTGCACAGCGATCTGTATCGGAACGGGCAGATTCCCGATCCGTATTACGGCACGAACGAACACGATTTGCAGTGGATCGACAAGCGCGACTGGGAGTACGAGACGACGTTCACCGTGCCCGGCGACTTGCTGCGCCAAGACAACGTCAGCCTCGTGTTCGACGGACTGGACACGTATGCGGACGTCGAGCTGAACGGACGGCGCATCCTGTCCGCCGACAACATGTTCCGCACGTGGAACGTGCAGGTCAAGACGCATCTGACGGAAGGCGAGAACCGGCTGCGCATCGTGCTCCGTTCGCCGATCAACGAAGACCTGCCGAAGCTTGAGCGGCTCGGGTACGGACTGCCTGCCGCCAACGACCAATCGGAACTCGGCGGGCTCGGCGACAAGCGGGTCAGCGTGTTCGCGCGCAAAGCGCCGTATCATTACGGATGGGACTGGGGCCCGCGCTTCGTCACGAGCGGCATCTGGCGCGCGGTGCGTCTGGAAGGCTGGACGGGCGTGCGCATCACCGACCTGTTTATCCGCCAGGACGAAGTAAGCGCGTCGCAGGCCAAGCTGACCGCGCTGCTGACGATCGAATCGGATCGCGATTTCGAAGGGCGCCTGCGCCTGTCCGCGGAAGGATTCGAAGTCCAGCATACGGAAGCGATCCGTCTCGGCGACAACACGGTACGTCTGGAGTTCGCGCTAGACGATCCGAAGCTGTGGTGGTCGAGAGGGCTCGGCGACGCGCATCTGTATACGTTCAAGGCCGAGCTGCTCGAAGGCGAATCGGTCAGCGCGTCCAAGAGTGCGCGGACCGGCCTGCGCAGCGTCAAGCTGAAGCGGGAAAAAGACGGCGCCGGCGCTTCGTTCTACATCGAGCTGAACGGCGTGCCGGTCTTCGCCAAAGGCGCGAACCATATTCCGAACGACAACTTCGAGACGGACGTGACGCGCGAGCGGTACCGGTACGAGATCGTCTCCGCGGCCGAAGCGAACATGAACATGCTGCGGGTGTGGGGCGGCGGCATCTATGAAGAAGACGCTTTCTACGAGCTGTGCGACGAGTACGGCATCATGGTCTGGCAGGACTTCATGTTCGCCTGCAGCATGTATCCGGGCGACGAAGACTTCCTGGAAAGCGTTCGCCACGAAGCGGAAGACAATGTCCGCCGGCTGCGCAACCACCCGAGCATCGTGCTCTGGTGCGGCAACAACGAGATCGATTCGGCGTGGGCGCATTATATTCCGGACGGCGGTTGGGGCTGGAAAAAAGACTATACGCCGGAGCAGCAAAACGTCATCTGGGCCGATTACGAAGCGATTTTCCATCGCCTGCTGCCGAATGCGATCTCCAAGCTCGCGCCGGGCGCGGAATACTGGCCTTCGTCGCCGCTCGTCTCGCTGTCGAACGACGAGAACCAGCACGCGCATCCGGGCACGTCGGAAGGCGATATCCATTATTGGGGCGTGTGGCACAACTCCGAACCGTTCGAGAACTACAACAAATACATCGGCCGCTTCATGAGCGAATACGGCTTCCAATCGTTCCCCGAGCACAAATCGGTGCTGCAATACGCACCGGAAGACGCGCTGCAGCTCGATTCGAAGATCATGCTCGCGCATCAGAAAAACGGCCGCGGCAATTTCCTGATCAAGGAATACATGGACAAATATCTGCCGGAACCGAAAGACTTCGTCTCGTTCCTGTACATGAGCCAGGTGCTGCAGGCCGAAGCGATGAAATCGGCGATCGAAGCGCACCGCCGCAGCATGCCG
This genomic window contains:
- a CDS encoding beta-mannosidase, whose product is MNEIKWELNEWTFREAGQQEWQPAVVPGCVHSDLYRNGQIPDPYYGTNEHDLQWIDKRDWEYETTFTVPGDLLRQDNVSLVFDGLDTYADVELNGRRILSADNMFRTWNVQVKTHLTEGENRLRIVLRSPINEDLPKLERLGYGLPAANDQSELGGLGDKRVSVFARKAPYHYGWDWGPRFVTSGIWRAVRLEGWTGVRITDLFIRQDEVSASQAKLTALLTIESDRDFEGRLRLSAEGFEVQHTEAIRLGDNTVRLEFALDDPKLWWSRGLGDAHLYTFKAELLEGESVSASKSARTGLRSVKLKREKDGAGASFYIELNGVPVFAKGANHIPNDNFETDVTRERYRYEIVSAAEANMNMLRVWGGGIYEEDAFYELCDEYGIMVWQDFMFACSMYPGDEDFLESVRHEAEDNVRRLRNHPSIVLWCGNNEIDSAWAHYIPDGGWGWKKDYTPEQQNVIWADYEAIFHRLLPNAISKLAPGAEYWPSSPLVSLSNDENQHAHPGTSEGDIHYWGVWHNSEPFENYNKYIGRFMSEYGFQSFPEHKSVLQYAPEDALQLDSKIMLAHQKNGRGNFLIKEYMDKYLPEPKDFVSFLYMSQVLQAEAMKSAIEAHRRSMPYCMGTLYWQMNDSWPVASWSGIDYYGRWKALHYYARRSFRDLSVSIDGTNGEDLNFHILNDGLSAQSVSLRLRLVGFGGSVHSEQVLNLEASANSAAKVYSVTAAELLGEEVPERTVLVAELEQGGRILDQRTHYFVSAREIELSAPNIVVSRTDDGEGRSTFTLETDALAKQVWLSAEAEGVFTDNYFDLVPGEPVTVEFQARREDGTLSHGSAGAVEVKSMADFIKL